The following proteins come from a genomic window of Phnomibacter ginsenosidimutans:
- a CDS encoding DUF4286 family protein, whose protein sequence is MLIYNVTTKVTWAIHQDWLQWMQQVHIPEVMATGCFNRFQMVRLLETEDEDGPTYAVQYHADSHQQYDTYIEVHAPALRQSSMEKWGNQFISFRSLMEIVA, encoded by the coding sequence ATGCTCATTTATAACGTCACCACCAAAGTAACCTGGGCCATCCACCAAGACTGGCTGCAGTGGATGCAACAGGTACACATACCCGAAGTAATGGCCACGGGCTGCTTTAACCGTTTTCAAATGGTACGACTATTGGAAACCGAGGACGAAGACGGCCCTACCTACGCCGTTCAGTACCACGCCGACAGCCACCAGCAATACGATACTTACATAGAAGTACATGCGCCTGCACTGCGCCAAAGCAGCATGGAAAAATGGGGCAACCAGTTTATTTCCTTCCGCAGTTTGATGGAAATTGTGGCCTGA
- a CDS encoding HU family DNA-binding protein, whose protein sequence is MNKADLIAKIAEDAGIAKTQASAALDSFVEAITKTLKKGDKVTLVGFGTFSVSKRAARTGRNPQTGETIKIKAKKVARFKPGKELSEKI, encoded by the coding sequence ATGAACAAAGCTGATTTGATTGCCAAGATTGCTGAAGACGCAGGTATCGCCAAAACACAGGCTAGCGCCGCTCTGGATTCTTTTGTAGAAGCCATCACTAAAACTCTGAAGAAAGGTGACAAAGTAACCCTGGTTGGTTTCGGTACTTTCTCAGTTTCTAAGCGTGCCGCCCGTACAGGTCGTAACCCACAAACTGGTGAAACCATCAAGATCAAGGCTAAAAAAGTTGCCCGCTTCAAGCCAGGCAAAGAGCTTTCTGAAAAGATCTAA
- a CDS encoding 30S ribosomal protein THX, which produces MGRGDKKTKKGKIFKGSFGKSRLARPTQNKSVAVLKKAEA; this is translated from the coding sequence ATGGGAAGAGGTGATAAAAAAACCAAGAAGGGCAAGATCTTCAAAGGCTCTTTTGGTAAGTCTCGCTTGGCACGTCCTACACAAAACAAAAGTGTAGCGGTGTTGAAAAAAGCAGAAGCGTAA
- the pyrH gene encoding UMP kinase, translating into MAAKFKRVLLKLSGESLMGDNAFGLDPKVLAQYAAEIKSIVAEGVEVAIVIGGGNIYRGMNEADTGIERAQGDYMGMLATVINGMAIQSAMEKAGVYTRLQSAIKMESVAEPYIRRRAMRHLEKGRVVIFGAGTGNPYFTTDTAGSLRAIEIKAEVILKGTRVDGIYTADPEKDPTATKYEQISYQECISKNLKVMDMTAFTLCMENNLPIIVFDMNTPGNLKKVVMGEQVGTLVSK; encoded by the coding sequence ATGGCAGCTAAATTCAAACGGGTATTGCTCAAACTTTCTGGTGAGTCGCTGATGGGCGACAATGCTTTTGGCCTCGATCCTAAAGTGCTGGCGCAATACGCTGCAGAAATCAAGTCCATAGTGGCGGAAGGTGTAGAAGTGGCCATTGTAATTGGCGGCGGCAATATTTACCGCGGCATGAATGAAGCCGACACTGGCATCGAACGTGCACAAGGAGATTACATGGGCATGCTGGCTACCGTTATCAATGGTATGGCCATCCAGAGTGCCATGGAAAAAGCCGGTGTGTATACCCGTTTGCAAAGCGCCATCAAAATGGAATCGGTGGCAGAACCATACATCCGCCGCAGGGCCATGCGTCACCTCGAAAAAGGCCGGGTCGTAATTTTTGGTGCCGGTACCGGCAACCCCTATTTCACCACGGATACTGCGGGTTCACTCAGGGCCATTGAGATTAAAGCCGAAGTAATTTTGAAAGGCACCCGGGTAGATGGTATTTACACCGCCGATCCTGAGAAAGATCCAACCGCTACCAAATACGAGCAAATCAGCTATCAGGAATGCATCAGCAAAAACCTGAAAGTGATGGATATGACGGCGTTTACGCTGTGTATGGAAAATAACCTGCCCATTATTGTATTTGACATGAACACGCCCGGCAACCTGAAAAAAGTGGTGATGGGCGAACAGGTGGGCACTTTGGTGAGTAAATAA
- the mqnC gene encoding cyclic dehypoxanthinyl futalosine synthase: MFDLPTLYDKALRSEFLTIEEGMFLFEHAPLAELMAVADTLRRQKVPHGKVTWQIDRNVNTTNVCIANCKFCNFYRIPGHAEAYITDMDTYRKKIAETIQWGGDQLLLQGGHHPELGLKYYVDTFRDIKAEFPDIRLHALGPPEVAHITKLEKSTHAEVLKALQDAGMDSLPGAGAEILVDRVRRLISKGKCGAQEWLDVMHEAHKLNMATSGTMMFGHVETLRERFEHLEKLREVQSRKPEGSYGFTAFIPWTFQDVDTLLTRIRGVHNLTTSEEYVRMIAISRIFLPNITNIQASWLTVGKAVAQMSLHAGANDFGSIMLEENVVSAAGAPHRFTYKSIQEAIAEAGFEPQLRNQLYQWRELPAVIEEQVITY; this comes from the coding sequence ATGTTTGATTTACCTACTTTATACGACAAAGCCCTTCGGTCTGAATTTTTGACCATTGAAGAAGGCATGTTTTTGTTTGAGCATGCACCGCTGGCAGAGCTCATGGCCGTGGCCGATACCCTGCGCCGCCAAAAAGTGCCGCATGGCAAAGTAACCTGGCAAATAGACCGCAATGTAAACACCACCAACGTGTGCATTGCCAACTGTAAGTTTTGCAATTTCTACCGCATTCCCGGTCATGCCGAAGCCTACATTACCGACATGGATACCTACCGCAAAAAAATTGCGGAAACCATTCAGTGGGGTGGCGATCAGCTGTTGCTGCAAGGCGGCCACCATCCGGAGCTGGGCCTAAAGTATTATGTCGATACGTTTCGTGACATCAAGGCGGAGTTTCCCGATATCCGCCTGCATGCCCTCGGGCCACCCGAAGTGGCACACATTACCAAGCTGGAAAAAAGTACCCATGCCGAAGTGCTGAAAGCCTTGCAGGATGCGGGTATGGACAGCCTGCCCGGTGCCGGTGCCGAAATACTGGTCGACAGGGTGCGTCGCCTCATCAGCAAGGGTAAATGTGGTGCGCAAGAATGGCTGGATGTAATGCACGAAGCCCACAAGCTCAACATGGCTACCAGTGGTACCATGATGTTTGGCCACGTAGAAACCCTGCGGGAACGCTTTGAACATTTGGAAAAATTACGGGAAGTGCAAAGCCGTAAACCGGAAGGCAGCTATGGTTTCACCGCATTCATTCCGTGGACCTTCCAGGATGTAGATACCCTGCTTACCCGCATACGTGGCGTACACAACCTTACCACCAGCGAAGAGTATGTACGCATGATTGCCATCAGCCGCATTTTCCTGCCGAACATTACCAACATTCAAGCCAGCTGGCTCACGGTGGGTAAGGCCGTAGCACAAATGAGCCTGCATGCCGGTGCCAACGATTTTGGCAGCATTATGCTCGAAGAAAATGTGGTGAGTGCAGCCGGTGCGCCACACCGATTTACGTACAAGAGCATTCAGGAAGCCATTGCCGAAGCTGGTTTTGAGCCGCAGCTGCGCAACCAGCTGTACCAATGGAGGGAACTACCTGCAGTCATCGAAGAGCAAGTGATAACGTATTGA
- a CDS encoding retropepsin-like aspartic protease has product MIADTTLERSLLQRLLTAILGLCCSLLLQGQPATAPAKLLTIFRFEQMTGGVVILKAGLDNHQDSLNFILDTGSGGISLDTATCVRLGLAMTPSDKTIKGIAGIKQVSFAYNHTLHLPGLSVPHLNFHINDYELLTGVYMGCALMALSGTACYPAIS; this is encoded by the coding sequence ATGATTGCGGACACTACCTTAGAAAGAAGCCTTTTACAACGGCTGCTCACAGCTATACTTGGGCTCTGTTGCAGCTTGCTGCTGCAGGGCCAGCCAGCAACAGCTCCTGCCAAACTGCTCACCATATTCCGTTTTGAGCAAATGACCGGTGGTGTCGTTATTTTGAAAGCCGGCCTCGACAATCATCAGGATTCCCTCAATTTTATTTTAGATACCGGCAGCGGTGGCATATCGCTGGATACTGCTACCTGTGTACGCCTGGGCTTAGCCATGACGCCATCCGACAAAACAATAAAGGGTATTGCCGGTATTAAGCAGGTATCGTTTGCCTACAATCATACCCTGCATTTGCCCGGGCTGAGTGTGCCCCATCTCAATTTTCACATCAACGATTATGAACTGCTGACCGGCGTGTATATGGGCTGCGCATTGATGGCATTATCGGGTACAGCCTGCTATCCCGCTATATCGTGA
- a CDS encoding PDZ domain-containing protein, translated as MLDYDTHLMKIYSQGSIKYPEKGFLLKPTIAGLPIQPAEVFDKTKLRSRFYFDTGAGLNLLFSSAYVKDSSLIPADRKRYATIAEGLGGKREMEMTVLKKFRLGPHVFRNVPVYVFEDIYNVTAYPQLGGLIGNDILRRFNVIFNYEKGEFHLLPNSHFHDAFDYSYTGLGIFQQNNLILVSDVIPGSPAAKAGLAENDIVVAVENNLSNNLQTYKQILMQSGKRVRLVLARNNEVFETTLHIHSIRKKMSGTKGVLSK; from the coding sequence ATGCTCGATTATGATACGCATCTCATGAAGATTTACAGCCAGGGCAGCATTAAGTATCCCGAAAAAGGCTTTTTGCTCAAACCTACCATTGCCGGCTTGCCCATACAACCGGCCGAGGTATTCGATAAAACCAAACTCCGCAGCCGTTTTTACTTCGATACCGGTGCAGGGCTCAACCTCCTTTTTTCATCGGCCTATGTAAAAGACAGCAGCCTGATACCCGCCGACCGCAAACGTTACGCCACCATTGCCGAAGGACTGGGCGGCAAACGGGAAATGGAAATGACGGTGCTCAAAAAATTCAGGCTCGGGCCGCATGTGTTTCGCAATGTGCCGGTGTATGTGTTTGAAGACATCTACAACGTAACGGCCTACCCACAACTGGGCGGGCTGATTGGCAACGATATTTTGCGCCGGTTCAATGTGATTTTCAACTACGAAAAAGGAGAATTTCACCTGTTGCCCAACAGCCATTTTCACGATGCTTTTGACTACTCCTATACCGGGCTCGGTATTTTTCAGCAAAACAACCTGATACTGGTAAGCGATGTAATACCCGGATCGCCGGCTGCAAAAGCAGGACTGGCAGAAAATGATATTGTAGTGGCCGTTGAAAACAATTTGAGCAACAACCTGCAGACCTACAAGCAAATACTGATGCAATCGGGCAAGCGGGTACGGTTGGTGCTGGCCCGCAACAACGAGGTTTTTGAAACCACTTTACACATTCATTCCATTCGTAAAAAAATGAGCGGGACCAAAGGGGTACTTTCCAAATAG